In Cellulomonas sp. Y8, the genomic stretch TCGCTCGCGACCCTCGCCCTGCTGGACCCGGCCGCGCTCGCCGCGCTGTACCTGCTCGGGCTCATGTCGGCCAGGTGGGGCGCCGGGGTGGGCGGCCGGCGGCTGCTGCTCGCCCAGGTGCCGTTCTGGACGTTCGGCGCGGGGGTGCTGCTGGTCAACGCGATGAGCCGGCCGGGGGCGGTCCTGGTCGCCGGCGGGCCGTTCCGGGTGACGCACGAGGGTCTGGTGGTCGGCGCGGCGCTCGCCCTGCGCGGGTGCGTGATCGGGGTCGCGACCGTCGCGTTCCTCGCGAGCACGCCGCCGCGGGACCTGATGGTGAGCCTGGTCCGGCACGCGAGGCTCAGCCCGCGGTACGCGTACGCGCTGCTGGCGGGCCACCGGATGCTCGCGGGGCTGCCGCGGCAGTGGGCGACGATCCGGGCGGCGCAGCTGGTCCGCGCCCCGCTCGGGCGGGACGGCCGGCCGCGCGAGGGCTGGCGCGGTCTGGCTCGGTCGGCGTTCGCGCTGCTGGTCGCGTCGATCCGCGGGTCCGAGCGCGTCGCGCTGGCGCTGGAGTCGCGCGGGCTCGCCGCCGGGCCGCGCACGGTCTGGCGCCCGGTCCCGCTGGGCGCCGCCGACGCCCTGCTGGCGGCCGGCGTGCTCGGCGTCCTCGCGCTGGTCGTGCTGGCGGCCGCCCGTCTCTGACGCCACCCGCCCGCTGCCGAGGTCGCCGGTTCCGGCCACGGAGGCCCCGGCGCAACCGACGACCCGGGGCGGAACCGTCGACCTCGGGGGCGCAGAGCCCGGTGGGTCAGAGCGCCAGGCCGACCAGGGAGCCGACGCCGTACGTGATCGCCATCGCCAGGCTGCCGCCCACGACGTTGCGGAGCACCGCGCGGCCGGCCGGGGCGCCACCCATGCGGGCGCTGACGGTGCCGGTCACCACGAGCGCCGCGACGACCGCCGCGAACGTCGCCACCACGCGCGCCTCGCCGCCCCACGGGCCGAGCATCGCGAGCAGGGGCACGACGCCGCCGACCACGAACGCCACGAGCGACGCGAGCGCCGCGTGCCACGGGTTGGTCAGCGACTCCTCGGCGTCCCGGACGCCGTGCGCGCGGAGCACCTTCTCCGCGTCGCGCTGGCTGCTGACCGAGACGTACTCACCCGCCGCCATCGACAGCGCGCCCGCGACCAGGGCGGCGACGCCGGCGACCGCGAGGGTCGCGAGCCCGGTCGCCGCACCCGCGACGCCGACCACGGTCGCGGCGACGGAGACGATGCCGTCGTTCGCGCCGAGCACGCCGGCGCGCAGCCAGTTCAGCCGCTCCGCGGTCGGCAGGACGACCGCGGACAGGGCGCCGGGACCGGGGTCGACGGAGCCCGGAGCGCCCGGTTCGGAGGCGCGCCGGGGCGCCGGGTCGGCGGTGCGGTCACGGTCCAGGAGGTGGGTCGACAGGGCGCTCATGGCAGCCACGGTAGGCCCGAGATGACGTCCTGTCATCACAGGAAAGGCTGCCCTGACCTGCGGAAACGCAGGTTTGCCTGTCCTTATCTGGAATCGATCAAGCCGTTCCCGCAGGTCAGAGCGGCCCCACCGCGAGCACCCGCAGCACGACCTCGCCGGCGGCGTCCGAGGCCGGCAGGTCGACCAGCGCGTCGATGCGCCAGTCGTGGTCGCCGGCCGGGTCGTCGAGCAGCTGGCGCACGAACCACAGGTCGCCGCGCGCACCCGCGTCGCCGTGCCCGGTGGGTCGCTCGTCGACCTGGAACAGCGCGGGCCCGCGGGCCGCCGGGCCGGTGAGGATCTCGTCGTGGTCGTCGTAGAACGGGTCGAGCGCGTCACCCCACCGGTCGGCGGTCCACGGCTGGTCCGCGGCGTCCTGGTCGCCGAGCGCCGCCAGCGCCGGGTACGCCTCGCGCGCGGCCAGGTCGACCCGGCGGAACAGCGCCCCGCGGACGAGCGCCCGGAACACCCGCTTGTTCACGGTGATCGGCGGGGGAGCGTCGTCCTCCGGCCGCGACTCGGTGACCGTGGCGTCGTCCAGGTCCTCCGGGTGCGCGAGCCGCTCCCACTCGTCGAGGAGGCTGGAGTCGGTGCGGCGCACCAGGTCGCCCAGCCACTCGACGATCTCGTGCAGCTCCTCGGTCCGCAGGTCGTCGGGCACGGTCTGCCGCAGCGCCCGGAACGCGTCCGCGAGGTAGCGCAGCAGCACGCCCTCGGTCCGGTCGAGCTGGTAGAGCGAGACGTACTCGGCGAAGGTCGCGGCGCGCTCGTGCATGTCGCGGACGACGGACTTCGGGGACAGCTCGTGGTCGGCGACCCACGGGTTGGTCTGCTTGTAGATCTGGAACGACGCGCCCAGCAGCTCGGCGAGCGGCTTCGGGTAGGACACGTCCTCGAGCAGCGCCATCCGCTCCTCGTACTCGATGCCGTCCGCCTTCATCGCCGCGACCGCCTCGCCGCGGGCGCGGTTCTCCTGCGCCGCGAGCACCTGGCGCGGGTCGTCCAGCGTCGCCTCGATGACCGACACCACGTCGTGCGCGTAGCCGGGGTCCTCCATGTCGAGCAGGTCGAGCGCCGCGTACGCGAACGGGGACAGCGGCTGGTTCAGCGCGAACGTCGGCGGCACGTCGAGGGTCAGCCGCACCGTCCGGCGCAGCCGCTCCGGGCCGGGGCCGTCCTCGACGACCCGCTCGACCACGCCGGCCGTGCGCAGCGACCGGTAGATGGCGATGGCCTGCCGGACCAGCCGGCCCCTCGAAGCCTCGGGCTCGTGGTTGTCGAGCAGCAGGTGCTTCATCGTCTCGACGGGGTCGCCGGTCGGGCGGGCCAGCACGTTGAGCACCATCGCGTGCGAGACGCCGAACGACGAGGTCAGCGGCTCGGGCTCGGCGTCGCGCAGGCGCTCGAACGTCTTGTCCGTCCAGTTGACCATCCCGGGCGGGGCCTGCTTGCGGACGATCTTCTTGAGCTTCTTCGGGTCGTCGCCGGCCTTCTGCAGGGCCTTGCGGTTCTCGATGACGTGCTCGGGCGCGAGCACGTACACCTCGCCCGTGGTGTCGAACCCGGCGCGGCCGGCGCGCCCGGCGATCTGGTGGAACTCGCGGGCGGACAGGTGCCGCATCCGGGTGCCGTCGTACTTCACCAGCGAGGTGAGCAGCACCGTGCGGATCGGCACGTTGATCCCGACGCCGAGGGGTGTCGGTGCCGCAGACGACCCGGAGCAGGCCCTTCTGGGTCAGCCGCTCGACGACCCGGCGGTACTTGGGCAGCATGCCCGCGTGGTGCACGCCGACGCCGTGCCGCAGCAGCCGGGACAGCGTCCTGCCGAAGCCCGGGCCGAACCGGAAGTCGCCCAGCTCGTCGGCGATCCGGTCGCGCTGCTCCCGGGAGGCGAGGGTCATCGACAGCAGCGCCTGCGCGCGCTCGACGGCCTCCTTCTGCGTGAAGTGCACGACGTACACGGGGGAGCGGCCGGTCTGCACCAGCATCTCCAGCAGCTCGTGCAGCGGCTCGACCTCGTAGGAGAACGTCAGCGGCACCGGCCGCTCGGCGCCCGCGACGACGGCGACGGGGACGTCGGTGCGCCGCTCGAGGTCGTCGACGAAGAACGACACGTCGCCGAGCGTCGCCGACATGAGCAGGAACTGGGCGCGCGGCAGCTCCAGCAGCGGCACCTGCCACGCCCAGCCGCGCTGCGGGTCGGCGTAGAAGTGGAACTCGTCCATCACGACCTGGCCGATGTCCGCGCCCGGGCCCTGGCGCAGCGCCTGGTTGGCCAGGATCTCCGCGGTGCAGCAGATGATCGGCGCGTCCGGGTTCACGGCGGAGTCGCCGGTCATCATGCCGACGTTGGCGGAGCCGAACGCCTCGACCAGCGCGAAGAACTTCTCGCTCACCAGCGCCTTGAGCGGGGCGGTGTAGTAGGTGCGGCGGCCCTGGGCGAGGGCGACGAAGTGCGCCGCGGTCGCGACCAGCGACTTCCCGGATCCGGTCGGCGTCGACAGGATGACGTGCGAGCCGGTCACCAGCTCCAGCAGCGCCTCGTCCTGGTGCGGGTAGAGGGCGAGCCCCTGGTCGGTGGCCCACCCGGTGAACGCCTCGTAGAGCGCGTCGGGGTCCCGGGGGTTCGCGGGGACGCGGTCGGCGAGGGTCCGGCGGTCGGTGGGGGGCACCGGCCGATCCTTCCACGGTTCGGCGGCCCTACAGTGGGCGACCATGAGCGACGCCCCCAGCAGCACCCCGCCCGCCGTCGAGATGTGGACGGACGGTGCCTGCAAGGGCAACCCGGGCGTCGGGGGCTGGGGCGCGCTGCTGCGCTCGAACGGGCACGAGCGCGAGCTGTTCGGCGGCGAGGCCGTCACGACGAACAACCGCATGGAGCTCACGGCCGTCATCGAGGGGCTGCGGGCGCTCAACCAGCAGTGCCGCGTCGACCTGCACGTCGACTCGCAGTACGTCATGCAGGGCGTGACCAAGTGGATCGCCGGGTGGAAGCGCAACGGCTGGCGCACCGCCGACAAGAAGCCCGTGAAGAACCAGGACCTGTGGCAGGCGCTCGACGAGCAGGTCGCCCGGCACGCGATCTCCTGGCACTGGGTGAAGGGCCACGCCGGCGACCCCGGGAACGAGCGGGCGGACCAGCTGGCGAACAAGGGCGTCGACGAGGTGCGCGCGGGCTGACCCCCGCGGCGCGCGGGCGCGCCTCCCCGCGGCTGGTCCAGACCAGTTACAGTCGGGGCGTGCCCAACGCCGGGCACGATCCCGCTCGCACCGGAGGTCAGGCATGGAACGGTCCGTCGTCGTCGCCATCGCGGAGGGTCTGCACGCCCGCCCCGCCGCCCTGTTCGTCGCGGAGGCCGGCAAGCAGCCGGTGCCCGTCACGGTCCGCAAGGGCGACGCCGCCCCGGTCCAGGCCGCGAGCATCCTCGGGGTGATGACCCTGGGCGCCGCCGCGGGCGAGACCGTCGTGCTCGCGACCGAGGCCGATGGCCCGGACGCCGAGGCCAGCCTGGACGCGCTGGAGAAGTTCCTGAGCCAGGTCGAGATCGCCTGACCCACCGCGAGGACGCACGAGTGGAGCGTTCTGCCGAGACACGCCGCGCGTGTCGGGCAGGACGCTCCACTCGTCTCCGCCTCGAGGCGCCGGCGTCAGGCCGGGGACTCGCCCGAGGTGCTGTCGCCCGGACGCCGGCCCGGGTCGTCCGCGCGGGACTCGACCCTGGCGGCCGGGACCGACGCCGTCGCCGGGACCTCGGCCGGGGCGGTGTCCGCGGCACGGGCGGCCTCGTCGCCCGCGCCCTCCGCGACGGGGTCGTCCTCCCGGCCCGGCGTCTTGAAGTTGAACTTCAGGATCATGAACCGGAACAGGAAGTAGTAGATGACCGCGTAGACCAGGCCGATCACGATGAGCAGCAGCGGCTGCTCGGCGATCCGGAAGTTCAGCAGGTAGTCGATCGCGCCCGCGGAGAACCCGAACCCGCTGCGGATGTCGAGCGCGTTGACCAGCGCGAGCGAGGTGCCGGTCAGCACGGCGTGGATCGCGTACAGCGGGTAGGCCACGTAGACGAACGCGAACTCGAGCGGCTCGGTGACGCCGGTGACGAACGCGACCAGCGCGGCCGAGCCCATGATGCCGGCGATGACCTTGCGGTTCTTCTTCTTCGCGGTGTGCACGATCGCCAGGGCGGCGGCGGGCAGCGCGAACATCATGATCGGGAAGAAGCCGGTCATGAAGGTGCCGGCGGTCGGGTCGCCGTGCAGGAACCGGGCGATGTCGCCGTTCCACACCTGGCCGTCGGCCTCGTAGGAGCCGAACTGGAACCACGGCAGCGAGTTCAGCAGGTGGTGCAGGCCGAAGGGCAGCAGCAGCCGGTTCAGGGTGCCGAAGACGAAGCCGCCGATGATGGTCGAGCCGGTGACCCACTCGCCGACCGCGGTGAAGCCCGCGTCGAACGCCGGGTAGATGAGGGACGCGACGACGGCGATGAGGACCGCGGCGCCCGCCGTGACGATCGGGACGAACCGGCGGCCGCCGAAGAACGCCAGGTACGGGGGCAGCTTGATCCGGTAGAACCGCTGGTAGAGCAGCGCGGCGGTCAGGCCGATGACGATGCCGCCGAGCACGCCGTAGTTGATCAGCTCCTGCGTCTCGCCCTCGGCCGCCTCGCCGAGGATGTAGGGCGACAGGGCGTCCGTGACGCCCTTGAACACGAGGTAGCCCA encodes the following:
- a CDS encoding energy-coupling factor transporter transmembrane protein EcfT is translated as MTALGARNPTVKLLLVVAVSLATLALLDPAALAALYLLGLMSARWGAGVGGRRLLLAQVPFWTFGAGVLLVNAMSRPGAVLVAGGPFRVTHEGLVVGAALALRGCVIGVATVAFLASTPPRDLMVSLVRHARLSPRYAYALLAGHRMLAGLPRQWATIRAAQLVRAPLGRDGRPREGWRGLARSAFALLVASIRGSERVALALESRGLAAGPRTVWRPVPLGAADALLAAGVLGVLALVVLAAARL
- a CDS encoding VIT1/CCC1 transporter family protein; the encoded protein is MSALSTHLLDRDRTADPAPRRASEPGAPGSVDPGPGALSAVVLPTAERLNWLRAGVLGANDGIVSVAATVVGVAGAATGLATLAVAGVAALVAGALSMAAGEYVSVSSQRDAEKVLRAHGVRDAEESLTNPWHAALASLVAFVVGGVVPLLAMLGPWGGEARVVATFAAVVAALVVTGTVSARMGGAPAGRAVLRNVVGGSLAMAITYGVGSLVGLAL
- the rnhA gene encoding ribonuclease HI, with protein sequence MSDAPSSTPPAVEMWTDGACKGNPGVGGWGALLRSNGHERELFGGEAVTTNNRMELTAVIEGLRALNQQCRVDLHVDSQYVMQGVTKWIAGWKRNGWRTADKKPVKNQDLWQALDEQVARHAISWHWVKGHAGDPGNERADQLANKGVDEVRAG
- a CDS encoding HPr family phosphocarrier protein encodes the protein MERSVVVAIAEGLHARPAALFVAEAGKQPVPVTVRKGDAAPVQAASILGVMTLGAAAGETVVLATEADGPDAEASLDALEKFLSQVEIA
- a CDS encoding PTS transporter subunit EIIC, translating into MTATTVDTPKRGIPGLAQLQRVGRSLMLPIASLPAAALLLRLGQADMLGADGLGARADWLLPVADVLAAAGNALLGNLPLLFALGVAIGYARKADGSTGLAALVGYLVFKGVTDALSPYILGEAAEGETQELINYGVLGGIVIGLTAALLYQRFYRIKLPPYLAFFGGRRFVPIVTAGAAVLIAVVASLIYPAFDAGFTAVGEWVTGSTIIGGFVFGTLNRLLLPFGLHHLLNSLPWFQFGSYEADGQVWNGDIARFLHGDPTAGTFMTGFFPIMMFALPAAALAIVHTAKKKNRKVIAGIMGSAALVAFVTGVTEPLEFAFVYVAYPLYAIHAVLTGTSLALVNALDIRSGFGFSAGAIDYLLNFRIAEQPLLLIVIGLVYAVIYYFLFRFMILKFNFKTPGREDDPVAEGAGDEAARAADTAPAEVPATASVPAARVESRADDPGRRPGDSTSGESPA